In Juglans microcarpa x Juglans regia isolate MS1-56 chromosome 1S, Jm3101_v1.0, whole genome shotgun sequence, the genomic stretch GGAAGCATCTGACTAATGTGCAGGAGATTTGGAGTTTCCTGAGATTAGCTGGTTATTATCAGCAATTCGTAGAAGGATTCTCCAAGCTGTCAGGACCCCTTACTACCCTAACCAAGAAAAATGCTAAGTATATTTGGACAGAGAAGTGTGAGCGAAGTTTCGTGGAACTCAAGGAAAGGCTCACAACTACGCTAGTACTAGCCCTGCCTAAGCCCCATAAGCCTTACGTAGTATTCAACGACGCGTCCAAATCAAGACTTGAATGTGTACTCATGCAAGAAGAGCGGGTTGTTGCCTACGCCTCACGAAAACTAAAGAACCATGAACAAAACTACCCCACCCATGACTTGGAACTAGCCGCCGTAGTTTTTGCTTTAAAGATTTGGAGGCATTACTTGTATGGTGCAAAATGCGAAATCTACACCGATCACCAACCTCAAGTATTTATTCAGTTAGCAGAATTTAAATATGAGACAAAGAAGGTGATTGGAAACTATTAGTGACTACTAGTGTGAAATCAAGCATCACCCTGGCAAGGCTAACGTGGTAGCTGATGTGCTAAGTCAGAAGACCCAAAAGGATGGTCCCATAGGCCCGCCTTGGAAGTAGAGCCCTTTCTACACAGTATGAGAAGTTTATTGATCAATGATCTTCTTGTTGAGGCATTCTTAACCACAGTACAAGAAATTGTGCATATGGAATGGAAATAGGTGAAAAGGCGGCAGATGGAGGATCCCAAATGGGCAGAAATCAGGCGGAAggtagaaaagaaagaaggacGAGAAGGATTCACCCTCAGAGATGATGGATTGTTTTACTACCAAAACCGAAAGGTTACTCCAGCTGATCAGGAGATCAGGGATAAGATATTAAGAGAAATGCATCAAACTCCATACACGGCTCACCCAGGAAGCACAAGGATGTATCAGGATTTGAAGCAACACTTTTGGTGGGAAGgcttaaagaaaaatgtagtGGAGTATGTTAATAAATGCTCTATTTGTAGAACAGTCAAGGCAGAGCATCAAAGACCGGCTAGTGAATTACAGCCACTTCCAATCccaaaatggaaatgggaggatATATCCATGGACTTTGCAATTGGACAAGCAAGAACTTCGAAGGGAAATAACTCTATTTGGGTCGTGGTCAATCACCTAATGAAAAGTGCTCACATTTTGTCAATGAAAAATACTGACCCTATGGACAAGTTAACTCGACTATTTGTATCAGAAATAGTGCGACTACATAGAGTTCTAAAAACAATTGTATCAGATAGGGATATGCATTTCACCTCTCGTTTCTGGCAACTTTAAGACGCTCTAGGCACCAAGTTGAAATTTAGTAATGCCTATCACCCTTAAACTGATGGGCAAACTAAGTGGATAATTCAGACTTTGGAAGACATGTCGAGGGCATGTGTTTTGCAAGAAAAGGACGATTGGGAGAGACTTTTGCcattaattgagtttgcttacaataatagCTTCCAGGCCACCATTCAGATGGCACCATACGAAACTTTATACGGAAGGAAATGCAGGTCTCTTTTATACTAAGattcttcaagaaatgaaggatcaatcCAATTAATAAAGGAAAGGATGAAGGCTACCCAAGATATACGAAAGAGCTATGACGAATGTCGAAGAAGGAACCTCGAGTTCGAAGTTGGcgattgggtttacctcaaaGTATCGCCCATGAAAGGAGTCTTTCGGTTTGGAAAGTAGGGAAAATTAAGTTCAAGACACGTAGGACCCTATGAGATACTGGAAAGAGTAGGAGTAGTCGCTTATAGGTTGGGTCTTCCCATTGACTTCCAAGGAATTCACAATGTCTTCCATGTATCTTCCCTCAAAAAGAGCTTCGAGAAGAAGATATCAACAGTTGTAGATACGAAGGATATTTCGCTCCAACTCGACCTAACTTATGAAGAAGTTCCTGTTCAGATCACAGATTGGAAGGATAAGGAACTTCGAAATCGAAAAATTCCTCTGGTTAAGGTTCTGTGGCGGAATCATGATATTGAGGAAGTTACGTGGGAAAAGGAAGCCGATATGAGAAACAAATACCCCTATTGGTTTGGCTTGTGAATTGTTTGTCATCACACCATGGCATTCGCTTTCATTCATACATGCATGGCATCCATTTTTATTTCGCCATGTGACCCGCATTCTTTACTGTCATTTTCAGTTGCACCATGGCCGGTAATGGTAGGATTGCCCGTCGGACTTATATGGCCTCTAGTCAGATTCGGAGATTGAAAGCTGAGCAACGACGAAGATGTCTAAACCTTATGGTCGACACATTTTGGACTCGGCAAGAGAGGCTGGAATACCATAGGACTTACATCCTCGACCATGATGGGAGAGGTAACATCCGTTTGAGGAGAGCACTGCCGCATGAAGAGCGTCAACCTTATTTCCCTATCCGATGGATGTGAGAGACTAGGATCAGATGGCTTAGACACTATATGAGATCGACTCTCTTAGTTACGCCAGAGTCGAGCTAGGCAGCCAAGCAGCATCAGGTCTAGCAAGAGTTCTTATTCCTGACCCCACTCCCCTCGACACATCAGATCTTTCTGACTCTTCCTTGAGTCGCGTTCGTTTCCATGAGAAGGGAGACCCCTGACTTGAGGACGAGGAATTTAGGCAGTGGAGACTTCATGAGGAGAGACTTAACACATTCTATGATTCAGAGGAGGATGAGTTTTATTACCACGCTCAGGATGAGATGTCAGAGGATGGTGATGAGAGACCCCCATCGAGCCCTGAGCTATAGCATAGTTGGTGAGTCACACTTAACTTTTCTTTAATGCATGTCTTACTTTGACCCTGATTTCTAGGACcaaatcttgttttaaggggggaggatgtaacaccccatctAATTAACCATTAGGATTAATCTTTAAATGCCCTTAGATTAAGCTAATGATTTAGgacttcaaatatattttatttttattgctattattattatatgattttgtttgtttattttatttatttatttcaatggaaatagttaaatttatttagaCCATGGCACTTAgtgtcattaattattaagcatGAAGGATTAGAAAAGCAAGCTAATTGGTATTCCTATTAGGGCCTTTAGAACTTTAGGATAGTTATGGGCCAAGCCTTAAAAGGCCTTAAACCAAGCCTCATAGGAGTACAAGTCTTGGTAGGATAGCCTTGGCCCAAGTATGAGGGAGGCATAAGGCCTTTTGGACCCAACATTGTATAGGTTTGACCCATTAAGCCTTTCAAGCCCCATCTTTGTGGATCTTGAGGACTCTCTTAATCccaaaaaatctgaaaacaagGTCTCCTATCCACTCAAACCCAAAGCCCATGGACCATTAACCCACACTTATGGCCCTTTTAAGCCCCACAAGGCCCAAACCCTTGTTTTGCCTCTATTCACTCTTCAATTTGAAGCCCAATATACCATACCATGGGTTTCCTCAAGCCCATGGCATACCCTAAGTATCCAAATTAGGTTTTGAAATTGGGTTAAGACTATTAATCAACTTACCGATGATTAATGATCTTTAAACCACGTTTTgaaacttaattttctttcttaatctttttagccttttttatccgaaattttcttgtttcattattCAATCACATCAATCTTAGATCATAATAGGACCCTAGGTAAACCCTCACACATGtcattaaaagaaatgacatatcaaaatCCCAAACTACACCAATCGGCACACATGTGTGTCATTTGTGTGCAATGGATTGTTTTGCCCTTAAGCCCAatctttttgtgcctttttttcAATAGCACTATGGTCTTTAAACACCTCATATAATCCCTTTAGACCCAAACCAAGCCTTGGCCGAAATTGGTTTCAAAAACGAAGCCAAAACACCAAAACCGAATTCACCTTGGACACTAGTTGGATGAGAACCAAGTTGATTGAGTTTCAACCCCCCTTCTGCCCATggctgagccaccaccccacGTCACCTCCATCACCACCCAATCTCCAAGAGGCCCTCATGGTCATCACGAGTTTTTGACCAATTTTTCCCACCCAAAGAAGGCACCAAACCGAAGGCATCCAAGCCACCTCCATTTCGACAACCACTTCCCTTCACTCATTTCATTTGAGCTGCCACTTTATGATCACTTGGCAACCAACCAAGAACCACTCCCTCACCTGCAAAGCCTTCCAAGAGGCTGAGTCAAGGCTATGATCAAAACTGCCCAAGAAAACCACCTTGAACCCGTCAGcctcatgtttggtttttgttggtttttcttctcttccttctgcACCACGACCTGACCAACGACCCTTAGAATCAATGTAGCACCTGAAGTGATGAAGTCAATGTGATGTAGGGCACTATTCACTCTGCAATAAGTGACACAAGATGATGAAATACAAGTTGAAAACTCAGCTCCTTACACCACCGCCCATATCACTCAATCCCCTTGGACTTAGGCCAATGTCTCCACCCCATTGGCACCTATAAAAAGCCCCTCCACCCCCTCATTTGCTCCACACCTCATCTCCAGCTCCCCTTGAACATTGAGAACCATCTTACCCCTTAGTTTTGAGAGAAACCGaaaggtgtgtgtgtgtgtgtgtgcttgAGTGTTGTTGAAGTTCTTGTGAATTCTTGTGCTGGGAGCTTGAGTTGACTACGAAACTTGTAATTCCTCTTGCCctagatcttagtttacatGTCAAGTTGTAATTTTAAGCATTGGAgtgatttttggatgaatttagaaGAGAATACCATGCTTAATTCAAAACCAGGTTCATTAAGAAtggtttaagtgtttaaattgttttacatgaaaattttagttatgacatgtcttagcatattttgatatcatttattaatgtcttagaatgatcatAGAAGGTTTGAGTTTCGATTAAAAGCATgacatgataggttttaattctatcttctgttgatcatcaaaacatgcatGGGTTTTAAGTAAGTTTGTGATTAAGGCATGAAGTTTGATTTATTCCATCTAAGCTTGATGATTAAGCATTTAGAAAACCTTCTGATTGGGATAAAAACGAAAATACATGAGTTTTGAAAGCTTGCCTTGGTGATTTACACTAGGAACATCTAACTTGATTAATGGAGgattaatgaagattaaggTTTTTAGCCATAATTaggtgttgggatgaacttgctcatCCAAGAATTGACCTTTATCATATCATGAAAGACTATAGTGATTGTTTGTGACTAAAGAAAATTTGCATAAGCATGTTTTCATAGGGATTAATAGTTGAAATCATACTAAGGCATTAATTAGAGTGTatgccacaggttgggaatgtTTTAGCTAGTTCCACTTTGAATGTTACAATTATAAAGATACAAATGGttttagaatatcaaaaatatgaagtccatgagGTTTCGTTAAATTTGAGGTTTGTTTGTAAATAGTGACAAATTTTGGGCCTTAGGGGAAATTTTTGAGAGtttagggatatttttgtaaatacccatttttgaagtccttgattatgaacatctttcATAGTGGTATAAATCCTAACTTAGCATGAATTTGATTTCAGCCACTACAACCCTTCAAACTCAGGAAGTTCGTAAGTTGGCCTAACTTACGCCTTGATAAGTTAtctatgatttattgataaatgtcacattcatgttataattgttattttgagcataaaatatcatgttatatgatacattggtCATTGAGtacatacttacatgacatgtgaaatttttaccatttttagcatattacatataaatgtcattttttcatgaaacttACTACATTTGcatatgtcatgaaatacattctGTTCAAGCattacatgaaaataatttttgtcacaaccccaaatgctaggatggggaattatcttagtggaactcctctgtccactctggagtattTAAGAATGGAGTAGTAACCCTTGAGTTGAAGAAGAACATTTAACGGATTTCGAATgtgttctttttaaagaacgctagagcgaagtcaaatgttatgacacctaaggctggtgggtgtacatattataatgttatgttatattaccaatgcactGAGAACGAGTCTGCAAACAACatagtttcaacgtgagttgtactataGTCACCAACAAGTACTCACAGTGTATATGGAGAACTGTAACGATAccacacgttatgatgttacaattaaatatgaattgctaataatgatgaaacgttatgattatttttgctagtaaagtgaaaaatgttctctgtaCTAAAATGTctcaatttttctgaaaatgttgaagAATCTGGATGGGTGACAAACACTGATTTTTCacatttcatgcattttttatttatcattcttcatacaaaatttatctttgtgcacatcggttgtttaacttactgagatttcaatcAAATCTCACTCCTTGtagacccactatcattccactcagaatgatagaagttgtgtcatgACTCGAGGAGGACGGTCTATATGGAAGCATGGATCTAAATAATTGAGGAGTCAGACCTCAAGAAAATACTAGACCTTATCCTTATATTTATAGCACTATTCCTTCATGCTCTATAGCACATGAAGCAGTTGATCTAGCTATGGAGACTTTTTATGATGATTAGATGTACTAAGATTATGCTGCTATttagtttgaacttatgatggtaATTAATGAATTgtgatgtttttagttattttggcatatattttcatctttaatccgctgtgaatattgcatTATGCTAGTTGCACCTATagaatgcattgcatattaactgtcatgtacgaaAGTATGTAACTTTATATTACATATCCCGACGTGTCTCCATTCTATCCCAAGTGATGGTTGGGGGGCGTCACACTTTGTCTCTAAGATTCTCCCCCATTTGCCTCCAATGTCAATTCCCGGACTTGAGTAACACATCCCTAGCCAGTTAATCACCAACTTAACACCACCTCgtggaatttgaaaattctacACCCTAGTTGTCAAATTTTTATGAGTAATCCCAAAGACTCGAGCACAATATATCTTTTACCAAGTTAAAGTCCAAACCCGTGCAATGAGTTCCATCACACAAATCAGTTGACTATTAGCTTTTCACCAataattgtttgcacccaaggattTGAGTCTTAACCTAGAAGTAGCAAACCACCAAAACCAAgacccttaccacttgagccaaccccaaTCATAAATAAAACCAGAGACCAACCGAGCAAGAACACTAAATATGATGCAATCGTACTTCCGAAACAATCCCCGCGCATCCGTAAGTCAGTACCTTGTGTGTTTTCTACAGATCCAATATAACGAGAAAAATAGTAGAAATAAAACTTGTATGAGATCATAAGTCTGGAAAACCCTGCATATATTGTAAGTTATTACAAGGAGATAAGCATGCGAGGCTACATGCTTCAACCTATCTTCCGTTTCTGACTAAGATTGTCTTGTCTAACCACATGTTTCATTTGTGGGCAGAATTCATTCCATGACAGGGCTCTTACCCTACAATTTCACCAACCTAATCTATTCAAAACTAGAACAAGTGAAACTTCCTGCACTTCAGTCTACCTAACAAAGATTATCAGAGCATACCACTCTACTCTAAGAGACCTACTATCAACAGCCACATGTATTCATGCGGGATGGCCAATAAGAACACGTTACTTCGCTTCCTCCAACCCCTTTAAGTAAGAAGATTCTCCATTACCACTGCCATGCCCAGCCGTTGAGCTTCCATGGCCATCAGCGCCAGCTGTCCCAGCCTCAGAGCCATCTTGCTTGCTTCCTCCCCTTACGTCATTTGGGCCTGCAACAGGTGGACCACCACTGCTGCCACCTCCATGGGTAGTCTCATTGTGCATGGCATGCAAGCCATTGTTGACCCCTCCAGCTCTGAGACCCATTTGCCCTTGGATGGCCTGTTGGTGCTGCTGGTGTAGCTGCTGCTGTGGATCCTGGATCTGATGTGGGTTATTAAATTGTAATGGCAGCTTTGGGGGGAAAATACCAGGCTGCTGAGCCATTGCGGCTGCTTGAGAGTGTTGCATGTAATACCCTTGTTGCATTGCAGGGTGTGGGGACATCTGCAATTGTTTACTATACTTATCAGCAAGACACAGCTAGATGAACTGATAAAATAAGAATCATGCCTACAGTCACCTGGGGAGGCATTGCTGGTGCTTGTGGTTGTGCATCAGCAATTGCAGCTAAATACATCAAATTCTTTTGAAGCTGAGCTTGGTACCTAAATCATCAAAATTTTAATGTATATCGCACCCCTCCTCCACATACAATGTAAAAGAA encodes the following:
- the LOC121246841 gene encoding GRF1-interacting factor 3-like; the encoded protein is MQQPQQMMPMMPSFPPTNITTEQIQKYLDENKKLILAILDYQNLGKLAECAQYQAQLQKNLMYLAAIADAQPQAPAMPPQMSPHPAMQQGYYMQHSQAAAMAQQPGIFPPKLPLQFNNPHQIQDPQQQLHQQHQQAIQGQMGLRAGGVNNGLHAMHNETTHGGGSSGGPPVAGPNDVRGGSKQDGSEAGTAGADGHGSSTAGHGSGNGESSYLKGLEEAK